One stretch of Chitinophaga pendula DNA includes these proteins:
- a CDS encoding host-nuclease inhibitor Gam family protein, with amino-acid sequence MVKKAKKKKLQDITHEQAQAASAEYAACKNELEELEVKMNGKINKVKDDYAEAIIVLSEKCTDSAAVLEQYAKEQRASWGKRKSLEMLHTFLRFRTAPPSVGKSKKFTWEAVVELLKKNNSLSQFLRTKEEVDKTAILATKDAEILASLKECFITISSKEEFYIDIKKEEVATV; translated from the coding sequence ATGGTAAAGAAGGCAAAGAAAAAAAAGTTACAGGACATTACGCACGAACAAGCACAGGCAGCTAGTGCGGAGTATGCAGCATGCAAAAATGAATTGGAAGAGTTGGAAGTCAAAATGAATGGGAAAATTAATAAAGTCAAAGACGATTACGCAGAAGCCATTATAGTACTGAGTGAGAAATGTACAGACAGTGCAGCGGTTTTGGAGCAGTATGCCAAAGAACAGCGTGCCAGCTGGGGCAAACGTAAATCGCTAGAGATGCTACATACTTTCCTCCGATTTCGTACTGCGCCACCGTCTGTCGGCAAATCCAAAAAATTCACCTGGGAAGCAGTTGTAGAGTTGCTAAAGAAAAACAATTCCTTATCACAATTCTTACGTACAAAAGAAGAGGTAGACAAGACGGCTATACTGGCGACAAAGGATGCTGAAATACTGGCCAGTCTTAAAGAGTGTTTTATAACAATTAGCAGCAAGGAAGAATTTTACATAGACATTAAGAAAGAAGAGGTAGCCACAGTTTAA
- a CDS encoding helix-turn-helix domain-containing protein, with product MKQASNKAIINRILRFAEREIYNKTGGKKKVIAVDIVQKGQLLKTAENIAFVLGFKMEHLKSASRSAALAEARHVIGYICAKYFNEVPDHTISHLFNRERTFVYSSCKVVNKLLSINDKRMCAAVAKAENVIKTIRHEAEIIQK from the coding sequence ATGAAACAGGCATCTAACAAAGCCATAATAAACAGGATTTTACGTTTTGCTGAAAGGGAGATTTATAACAAAACAGGCGGAAAGAAAAAAGTAATTGCCGTTGATATTGTACAGAAAGGCCAATTATTAAAGACCGCAGAAAACATCGCCTTTGTCTTAGGCTTTAAGATGGAGCATCTCAAATCCGCGTCACGAAGCGCAGCATTAGCAGAAGCCAGACATGTTATAGGTTATATATGTGCCAAGTATTTCAACGAAGTACCTGACCACACCATATCACACCTATTTAACAGAGAAAGGACATTTGTGTACAGTTCCTGCAAAGTGGTTAACAAGCTACTTTCCATAAATGATAAAAGAATGTGCGCAGCAGTAGCAAAAGCTGAAAATGTAATAAAAACCATTAGACATGAAGCTGAAATTATCCAAAAGTGA
- a CDS encoding GTPase domain-containing protein, whose translation MNEQIIKLQRATSPAELAQMSIPTLAFDGTFYDAFGEPESTGIWFIWGDSGSGKTSFIAQFVKYLTRFDKLVYNALEEGRSKANQRAWDRVNMKEVTGKIGLVQEPMEHLTVRMDKRKSAGIVVVDSAQYAKLTKAKYFAIKDKYEGKKLIIFVSHADGKDPRGSLAKDILFDASLKIWVEGYRAFTRGRSIGPKGYYDIWPEGAAKYWGENQ comes from the coding sequence ATGAATGAACAGATCATAAAACTGCAACGCGCTACCTCCCCCGCAGAATTAGCACAAATGTCTATACCCACTCTCGCTTTTGATGGAACATTTTATGATGCCTTCGGAGAACCAGAATCTACGGGGATATGGTTTATCTGGGGCGATTCAGGAAGTGGTAAAACTAGCTTTATTGCACAATTTGTTAAGTACCTGACCAGATTTGACAAATTAGTATATAACGCGCTGGAAGAGGGGCGTAGCAAAGCTAATCAGAGGGCATGGGATCGTGTGAATATGAAAGAAGTTACGGGCAAAATAGGACTTGTTCAGGAGCCTATGGAACATTTAACCGTTCGCATGGACAAGCGTAAAAGCGCAGGCATAGTTGTAGTAGATAGCGCGCAATATGCCAAGCTGACTAAAGCAAAATACTTCGCTATTAAGGATAAATACGAAGGAAAGAAGCTGATAATATTTGTCAGCCATGCAGACGGGAAAGATCCACGCGGCAGCCTTGCTAAAGATATTTTGTTTGATGCCAGCTTAAAGATATGGGTAGAAGGTTATAGAGCCTTCACTAGGGGGCGCAGCATCGGACCTAAGGGATACTATGACATATGGCCGGAAGGTGCCGCAAAGTATTGGGGCGAAAATCAATAA
- a CDS encoding ATP-binding protein, with translation MNNEIKLRIAEALEIFIQYHGLSLNELSQRAKINIAYLSSIQKRVFEASSGKGKVATIANKWFVKIAEFIGFDIENTYWQPRTTDQLKQILAHLEEAKNLGTIKLLIGETGSGKTFISDLFAKNHPSDLFKIKIGASDNLGDILDKILEKLNVTPARTKSKKIQAITGYMRELKLQGRKPCLILDECEYMKQSTLSMVKELLDELITYCSIILLATDQLRVQIEKLVRKNKPGMPQLYRRIKFSIVNLARIDRQYKAFLDGYAKDVKTLLIDLCDNYGELHDILMPVLRESARTGDAITVELIQRVHGFLRR, from the coding sequence ATGAATAACGAAATCAAATTACGCATAGCTGAAGCCCTGGAAATATTCATTCAGTATCACGGTCTATCCCTAAATGAATTATCACAGCGGGCTAAGATAAACATTGCTTACCTGTCCTCCATCCAGAAGCGTGTATTTGAAGCCAGCAGCGGTAAAGGGAAAGTAGCCACAATTGCAAATAAGTGGTTTGTAAAGATCGCAGAATTTATCGGTTTTGATATTGAAAACACCTATTGGCAACCTCGCACCACTGATCAGCTTAAACAAATATTGGCGCATCTGGAAGAGGCTAAGAACCTGGGAACAATAAAGTTACTGATTGGGGAAACGGGGAGCGGCAAGACGTTTATATCGGACCTGTTTGCCAAGAACCACCCGAGTGACTTGTTTAAGATAAAAATAGGTGCAAGTGACAATTTAGGGGACATTTTAGACAAGATATTGGAGAAACTGAATGTTACCCCCGCCAGGACTAAGAGCAAGAAAATACAGGCTATAACAGGCTATATGCGTGAATTAAAACTACAGGGTCGTAAGCCATGCCTTATTCTCGACGAGTGCGAGTACATGAAGCAAAGCACACTTAGCATGGTTAAAGAATTACTCGACGAACTGATTACATACTGCTCTATCATCTTACTTGCTACTGATCAGCTGCGGGTACAGATAGAAAAACTTGTTAGGAAAAATAAGCCTGGTATGCCGCAACTGTACCGCCGCATAAAGTTTTCGATCGTTAACCTTGCGCGTATAGATCGTCAGTACAAAGCATTTTTAGACGGCTATGCAAAGGATGTTAAAACCTTATTGATAGACCTCTGCGATAACTACGGGGAACTGCATGATATCCTAATGCCTGTTTTGCGAGAGTCAGCCCGCACCGGTGATGCTATAACAGTAGAATTAATACAGCGGGTTCATGGCTTCTTACGGCGATAG
- a CDS encoding S24 family peptidase, with the protein MTVNQRVKKIIDDLYSGNKRAFATAIGVAPTVIENIVGTRKGNPSFDVCQKIISANANISTDWLITGIGEMLKGELIKAPEGRFKRHIRADREERIAFYETDFEAGKGVAFYDDIRHSEPAYYMDVPDFAGCTAFRTYGKSMQPQIEPGAILFGTKEEDWQEYLEYGQIYGIVLSDSKRLLKQIKKSKKSDEYFLLISANPEFDEFEIPKSKVKNLWLIHGWLNKNT; encoded by the coding sequence ATGACTGTAAATCAAAGAGTTAAAAAAATCATAGACGACCTCTATTCTGGAAACAAACGAGCCTTTGCAACTGCGATCGGTGTTGCCCCAACTGTAATTGAGAATATTGTAGGTACTAGAAAAGGGAACCCGTCATTTGATGTATGCCAGAAAATAATATCCGCAAATGCGAATATTAGTACGGATTGGCTAATAACTGGAATTGGTGAAATGTTAAAAGGTGAGCTTATTAAAGCACCTGAAGGCCGTTTTAAGAGACATATACGGGCAGACCGTGAAGAAAGAATAGCATTTTATGAAACCGATTTTGAGGCGGGAAAAGGGGTAGCCTTCTATGACGATATTAGGCACTCTGAACCAGCATACTATATGGATGTCCCAGATTTTGCCGGATGCACTGCGTTTAGGACTTATGGTAAGAGCATGCAGCCTCAAATCGAACCAGGAGCAATATTGTTTGGTACAAAGGAGGAAGATTGGCAAGAATATTTAGAATATGGACAGATTTACGGAATAGTACTTTCGGATAGTAAAAGGTTGTTAAAGCAAATTAAGAAGAGTAAAAAAAGTGATGAATACTTCTTACTTATTAGTGCAAATCCGGAGTTTGACGAATTTGAGATACCTAAATCAAAAGTTAAAAATCTGTGGCTTATTCATGGTTGGCTCAATAAAAACACATAA
- a CDS encoding MFS transporter → MVVRLPHFSLLFYFGHFVFSPIIGVPEDGQLLQTVFIGGVNLVFTLLAMLLVDKLGRKPLMLIGAGGLTLLYLLVVRMLAEDSASVSWFLLAAIGLYAMSLAPVTWVLISEIFPTKVRSAATSIAVISLWAAYFVLVFTFPILFAHLKDSTFYIYAVICLLGMLFVWWKVKETKGRTLEELEEAIVRH, encoded by the coding sequence ATGGTCGTGCGTTTGCCGCACTTTTCTCTATTGTTTTATTTTGGACATTTCGTTTTCTCCCCCATAATCGGTGTGCCGGAGGACGGGCAGTTGTTACAGACGGTATTCATCGGCGGGGTGAACCTGGTCTTCACTTTGCTGGCGATGTTGCTGGTAGATAAGCTGGGGCGTAAGCCACTGATGCTGATTGGCGCAGGGGGGCTGACGTTGCTGTACCTGTTGGTAGTGCGTATGCTGGCGGAGGATTCTGCGAGTGTATCATGGTTCCTGCTGGCCGCTATTGGTTTGTATGCTATGTCGCTGGCACCGGTGACCTGGGTATTGATATCGGAGATCTTCCCGACGAAGGTGCGCAGTGCTGCTACTTCTATTGCTGTTATCAGCTTATGGGCGGCCTATTTTGTATTGGTATTTACTTTCCCTATACTTTTTGCTCATCTGAAAGACAGTACATTTTATATCTATGCTGTGATATGCCTGCTGGGAATGCTGTTTGTATGGTGGAAAGTGAAAGAGACGAAAGGCAGGACATTGGAAGAGCTAGAAGAAGCAATTGTGAGACACTGA
- a CDS encoding SusC/RagA family TonB-linked outer membrane protein has protein sequence MKKLFLFIMLLAALPVLYPQRGLGQQKITSVLTGKILEAGSRLPLAGASVSILGKSGASRADADGMFRLSVEGKAIIMVSYVGYASKSVELSEGQATVEILLTKKASDLEDVVVIGYGKQKKKDITSAISSISGDEIKQMPVTTINGALQSRIPGMQVQHTGHEPGAGTNVKIRGINSITQGAGPIYVVDGVITTGDLREINPNDVASIDVLKDASAAAIYGARAAEGVVIITTKKASTGRASINYDAYYGVQKIVKGYDFIDNIDDYVHLRRLGWSDEDPRAWPIGDSAADAKLFHPLELKSIANRKWYDWESVVTRPAPMQSHTLSVSNGVGKNKLYLSGNYLNQDGIIRGSNFTRYSVKANVESELNDKVKAGINSNFSHINNKVVSNETYYNAVTMSPLFPIYNDDGTPSSNIDPSSGNIQFNNPVTLTESPIQRVDDRYIANVYVEYKVIKDLQFRSSFGVDIYKNQQFEYYPRTTSNGFSKNGVAKAQNFGYRDMLWENTLTYDYNPHQHHSFNFLGGFTYQRRRQEWNYEEASGFPTDELTYKNMSLASRRDNISSDYFNWAIQSLLGRVIYKYKDRYILNGTVRRDGSSRFGSKNKYGVFPSVSGAWRLIDEPFIGIRTKTVLSDAKLRVSYGVIGNQEIPWDATFFRMNAAAYPFNGSTQTTGYQVNGSVLGNDALQWESQHQFNAGVDLAIINDRIRVSFDYYNKNVRNLLLRADLPVSQGFDTKWINVAEMNTRGMDVSLKVSPVKTKNFDWQLDINWSKYRSKVTSLLPGRDSLSPYLKVGEAPNSLIVDYVYDGLYNAGDDFKLNPGGRPGDVRVKDMDGNGVINQFDRTIVGRTVPKGWGGIWNYVRFKQFSLVVFANYMYGQDISNRAYQDYLYSTDNRRRILKSGLNYWTPEHTQTDLPRPNVFGRSVRTLPAGTSSFIVQKGDFIRIRNITLSYDFTAKMLSKLKVNSLRVYAQVMEPFLITKYKGIDPEIGVSQYDVYPRYRTFLAGVQLSL, from the coding sequence ATGAAGAAACTGTTTCTATTCATTATGCTGCTTGCGGCTTTACCCGTCCTATATCCACAGCGGGGGCTTGGGCAGCAGAAAATCACATCTGTACTAACCGGAAAAATATTAGAAGCCGGCAGCCGGTTACCGCTGGCCGGGGCCAGTGTGAGCATACTGGGTAAGTCAGGTGCATCGAGAGCAGATGCTGACGGTATGTTCCGTTTGTCTGTTGAAGGTAAGGCGATCATTATGGTCAGTTATGTAGGTTATGCTTCCAAGAGTGTGGAATTGAGTGAGGGGCAGGCTACGGTAGAAATACTACTCACTAAAAAGGCCTCTGACCTGGAGGATGTGGTGGTGATCGGATATGGTAAGCAAAAGAAGAAAGATATCACCAGTGCTATTTCGAGCATATCGGGTGATGAGATCAAACAGATGCCGGTAACGACTATCAACGGGGCGTTACAATCGCGTATACCCGGTATGCAGGTACAGCATACGGGACATGAGCCCGGCGCCGGTACTAATGTGAAGATACGCGGTATTAACTCTATTACGCAGGGCGCTGGTCCTATTTATGTGGTGGACGGTGTGATCACTACCGGCGACTTGCGCGAGATCAATCCGAATGACGTAGCATCAATTGATGTATTAAAGGATGCTTCTGCAGCTGCTATCTATGGCGCCAGGGCAGCGGAAGGGGTGGTTATCATCACGACCAAAAAAGCCAGTACCGGCAGGGCCAGCATCAACTATGACGCTTATTACGGGGTGCAGAAGATCGTAAAAGGGTATGATTTTATTGACAACATTGACGACTACGTGCATTTGCGCCGATTGGGGTGGAGCGATGAAGATCCGCGGGCATGGCCGATCGGCGATTCTGCTGCGGATGCTAAACTATTCCATCCGCTGGAGCTGAAGAGCATTGCTAACCGTAAGTGGTATGACTGGGAATCGGTAGTAACGAGGCCGGCCCCTATGCAGAGCCATACGCTCAGTGTATCTAACGGTGTAGGCAAGAACAAACTGTACCTGAGCGGCAACTACCTGAACCAGGACGGTATCATCCGCGGTTCCAACTTCACACGTTATTCTGTGAAAGCGAATGTAGAGTCGGAGCTGAATGATAAAGTAAAGGCCGGTATCAACTCTAACTTCTCACATATCAATAACAAGGTGGTAAGTAATGAGACCTACTACAATGCGGTGACCATGAGCCCCTTGTTTCCTATCTACAATGATGACGGTACACCGTCTTCGAACATAGACCCCTCTTCGGGCAACATACAATTCAACAACCCCGTAACGCTGACCGAATCGCCTATACAGCGTGTAGACGACCGTTATATTGCGAATGTGTATGTAGAATACAAGGTGATCAAGGATCTTCAGTTCCGTTCCAGCTTTGGCGTAGACATTTACAAGAACCAGCAATTCGAATATTATCCGCGGACGACCAGTAATGGCTTCTCGAAAAACGGGGTAGCGAAGGCACAGAATTTTGGTTACCGGGATATGTTGTGGGAGAATACGTTGACCTATGATTACAATCCTCATCAGCACCACTCCTTCAATTTCCTTGGTGGTTTCACTTATCAGCGACGCCGGCAGGAGTGGAATTATGAGGAGGCATCGGGCTTTCCGACTGATGAGCTGACATATAAAAACATGTCGCTGGCCAGCCGGCGGGATAATATTTCCAGTGATTATTTCAACTGGGCGATACAGTCTTTGCTGGGGCGTGTGATCTACAAGTATAAGGACCGTTATATCCTGAATGGTACGGTGCGCCGGGATGGCTCTTCGCGTTTTGGATCGAAGAACAAATACGGGGTGTTCCCTTCTGTCAGTGGTGCATGGCGATTAATAGACGAACCTTTTATCGGTATCCGGACGAAGACGGTACTGAGTGATGCGAAGTTGCGTGTAAGTTATGGTGTGATCGGTAACCAGGAGATTCCCTGGGATGCTACCTTTTTCCGTATGAATGCGGCAGCTTATCCTTTCAATGGCAGTACGCAGACAACCGGTTACCAGGTAAACGGCAGTGTGCTGGGTAATGATGCTTTGCAATGGGAGAGCCAACATCAATTCAATGCCGGTGTGGATCTGGCTATTATCAATGACCGTATCCGGGTCAGTTTTGATTATTACAACAAGAACGTACGCAACTTGTTATTGCGGGCTGACTTGCCGGTATCGCAAGGTTTCGATACGAAATGGATCAATGTAGCGGAGATGAATACCCGCGGTATGGATGTGAGCCTGAAGGTATCGCCGGTGAAGACCAAAAATTTTGACTGGCAGCTGGATATCAACTGGTCGAAGTACCGTTCTAAGGTGACGTCGTTGTTGCCCGGCAGGGATTCGCTCAGTCCTTACCTGAAGGTAGGCGAAGCGCCTAACAGCCTGATCGTGGACTATGTGTATGACGGGTTGTACAATGCCGGGGATGATTTCAAATTAAATCCCGGTGGCCGGCCCGGAGATGTACGTGTTAAGGATATGGACGGTAACGGGGTGATCAACCAGTTCGACCGTACTATTGTAGGCCGTACCGTGCCGAAGGGATGGGGAGGTATCTGGAACTATGTGCGGTTCAAACAATTCTCGCTGGTGGTATTTGCCAACTATATGTACGGGCAGGATATCAGTAACCGTGCTTACCAGGATTACCTGTATTCTACAGATAACCGTCGCCGTATCCTGAAATCGGGATTGAATTACTGGACACCGGAGCACACACAGACGGATCTGCCGAGGCCTAATGTATTTGGCCGTTCTGTGCGTACGCTGCCGGCGGGTACGTCCAGCTTTATTGTACAGAAAGGGGATTTCATCCGTATCCGGAATATTACACTTTCCTATGACTTTACTGCGAAGATGCTGAGTAAGCTCAAGGTGAATTCACTGCGGGTGTATGCGCAGGTGATGGAGCCATTCCTGATCACGAAGTACAAGGGTATAGATCCTGAGATCGGGGTGAGTCAGTATGATGTGTACCCGCGTTACCGGACGTTCCTGGCAGGTGTTCAACTCAGTCTGTAA
- a CDS encoding RagB/SusD family nutrient uptake outer membrane protein, with translation MRNYTTSLYKAAAVLTVSAGIFFTSCSKQLDIKPEVFVTPDRLYKDEAGATAGLTGVYRQLLELKRSDYYFLGVVGTDEGKTTAFVATWGGYWAHYAGINNYNNLLTPQNQLVEGMWNTLYKGISNANIAIRYIPGASAPGAAKDRLSAEAKFLRAVFYFQLVQFFGPVPLHTEQVKAEADAKGGYPRAATEDVYALIIADLKFAAEHLSNKGPGNVGRANKEAAIALLGKVYLTRKEYQLAQQTLSPLLSSTVVRLLTNYADLFKEENENNAESLFEIQCSNENNNTNNLASTLGGWHIPNTYPGGGGHVVISTDYYNSSFESAADKRKDASVRSRFFNADGQEVDYSWWGDVGKPHVKKYDITAGVSRNGGESSRNLYYLRYADVLLMYAEAQNELGNTSEALTYLNKIRSRAGLVNWENIPGHSPAQSTLRAELLKERMRELGFEGWRWFDLKRTDQLLTQTRAYNAEASSNMTQKHLLLPIPAKEFETNTALKPADQNPGY, from the coding sequence ATGCGTAATTACACAACATCACTATATAAGGCAGCGGCTGTTCTGACAGTGAGTGCCGGTATTTTTTTCACTTCCTGCAGCAAGCAGCTGGACATTAAACCCGAGGTGTTTGTAACACCGGACCGGTTGTATAAGGACGAAGCCGGTGCTACGGCCGGATTGACCGGTGTGTACCGTCAGCTGTTGGAGCTAAAGCGATCTGACTATTATTTTTTGGGCGTAGTGGGTACTGACGAAGGGAAGACCACCGCATTTGTGGCTACATGGGGTGGTTACTGGGCGCACTATGCTGGTATCAACAATTACAATAACCTGCTTACGCCACAGAATCAGTTGGTGGAAGGCATGTGGAATACGCTGTACAAAGGTATCAGCAATGCGAATATAGCCATCCGTTATATTCCCGGGGCGAGTGCGCCTGGGGCGGCAAAGGACCGGCTGTCTGCGGAGGCGAAGTTCTTGCGTGCGGTATTTTACTTTCAGCTGGTACAGTTCTTCGGGCCGGTGCCTTTGCATACGGAGCAGGTGAAAGCGGAAGCTGATGCCAAGGGCGGTTATCCGCGGGCAGCCACGGAAGATGTGTATGCATTGATCATTGCCGATCTGAAATTTGCGGCGGAACATCTCAGCAACAAGGGACCCGGCAATGTGGGCAGGGCTAACAAGGAGGCTGCTATTGCCTTGCTGGGCAAGGTATACCTGACCCGTAAGGAGTATCAGCTGGCGCAGCAGACACTATCTCCTCTCCTATCGTCTACGGTAGTACGGCTGTTGACTAATTATGCCGACCTGTTTAAGGAGGAGAATGAGAACAATGCGGAGTCGTTGTTTGAGATACAATGTTCCAATGAGAACAACAATACGAACAACCTTGCCAGTACTTTAGGCGGGTGGCATATTCCCAACACTTATCCTGGAGGTGGTGGTCATGTGGTGATCTCTACAGATTATTATAATAGCAGTTTTGAGTCGGCTGCGGATAAGCGTAAGGATGCTTCTGTGCGCAGCCGGTTTTTCAATGCGGACGGGCAGGAGGTAGATTATTCCTGGTGGGGTGATGTGGGTAAGCCGCATGTTAAGAAGTATGACATTACGGCCGGGGTATCGCGGAATGGCGGTGAGTCGTCCAGGAACCTGTACTATTTGCGATATGCGGATGTGTTGCTGATGTACGCGGAGGCGCAGAATGAGTTGGGCAATACATCAGAGGCATTGACCTATCTGAATAAGATCCGCAGTCGTGCGGGGTTGGTGAATTGGGAGAACATACCCGGTCATTCGCCAGCGCAATCGACCCTGCGTGCGGAGTTACTTAAAGAGAGAATGCGGGAGCTGGGCTTTGAGGGATGGCGTTGGTTTGATCTGAAACGCACGGATCAGCTGCTGACACAGACACGTGCCTATAATGCGGAAGCCAGTTCCAATATGACGCAGAAACATCTGTTACTGCCAATACCAGCCAAAGAATTTGAGACGAATACTGCTTTAAAACCGGCAGATCAGAACCCAGGTTATTGA